From a region of the Lactuca sativa cultivar Salinas chromosome 4, Lsat_Salinas_v11, whole genome shotgun sequence genome:
- the LOC128133889 gene encoding uncharacterized protein LOC128133889, translated as MRLSLEEGQKWSCILLPWVFRETSSDAIRSSAITILSRICEDYGPSSIPISQGWLAIMLSDILKSRKLSLKGSAQPRDKVKTQIDQANVLSGTQSVNQLASAVVNLAVNGDSFALEDFLTLEPFINTFKNLKKGNIPKVNALDSALATLKGIKAMTVFSRV; from the exons ATGCGTTTGTCTCTTGAAGAAGGACAAAAATGGTCTTGCATTCTGCTTCCATGGGTATTTAGGGAAACTTCATCTGATGCTATTAGATCTTCTGCAATCACAATCCTTTCTCGTATCTGTGAAGATTATGGGCCTTCTTCCATTCCCATTTCCCAAGGTTGGTTAGCTATTATGCTTTCAGACATTCTCAAATCCAGAAAGTTATCTCTTAAAGGGAGTGCTCAACCTAGGGACAAAGTCAAG ACACAAATCGATCAGGCAAATGTACTTTCTGGTACCCAAAGTGTGAACCAATTGGCTAGTGCTGTGGTCAACTTAGCAGTCAATGGTGATTCATTTGCTTTGGAAGATTTTCTTACCCTTGAACCATTTATTAACACATTCAAAAATCTAAAGAAAGGAAATATCCCTAAAGTGAATGCTTTAGATTCTGCACTTGCAACTTTAAAGGGTATCAAAGCAATGACAGTGTTTTCACGTGTGTGA